The proteins below are encoded in one region of Nitrospira sp.:
- the trxA gene encoding thioredoxin, whose protein sequence is MAGQVEDVSDENYSQFTDAAAAIVAYGLSTCEPCNQYDPILEETAAKFPTLKVGKAKMHVPGRCREIKKAHMFETYPTTHFFSNGKLVLTREGKVEATELAALISDHLLK, encoded by the coding sequence ATGGCCGGACAGGTTGAAGACGTCAGTGACGAAAACTATTCCCAGTTTACCGACGCGGCGGCGGCAATCGTGGCATACGGGTTGTCGACCTGCGAACCTTGCAATCAATACGATCCGATCCTCGAGGAAACGGCGGCCAAGTTTCCGACACTGAAAGTCGGCAAGGCCAAGATGCACGTACCCGGCCGATGCCGTGAAATCAAGAAGGCGCATATGTTCGAAACCTATCCCACGACCCATTTTTTTTCGAACGGCAAGCTCGTTCTAACTCGCGAGGGTAAGGTCGAGGCCACAGAATTGGCCGCACTCATTTCAGATCACCTTCTCAAGTAA
- a CDS encoding peroxiredoxin: MGDAKPTVKVGDTAPDFTLKDQDQKDVKLSEYKGKKNVVLCFYPLDWSPVCQGENKCLTDDFPKFEGANAEVFGVSCDSFFSHKAWADALGLKHRLLADMHRTVSKDYGLYFEPLNCSQRATVIVDKNGKVGYVKVQEIKVAREDKEILAALEKLS; encoded by the coding sequence ATGGGTGATGCGAAACCAACAGTAAAGGTCGGCGATACAGCTCCTGATTTCACGCTCAAGGATCAGGACCAGAAGGACGTCAAGCTGAGCGAGTACAAAGGCAAGAAGAATGTCGTCCTGTGCTTCTACCCGCTGGATTGGAGCCCGGTATGCCAAGGGGAAAACAAGTGTCTAACGGACGATTTCCCAAAGTTTGAGGGAGCCAATGCCGAAGTGTTCGGTGTGAGTTGCGATAGCTTCTTTTCCCACAAGGCATGGGCCGACGCGCTCGGCCTGAAGCACCGCTTACTGGCGGACATGCACCGCACCGTCTCCAAGGATTATGGCCTGTACTTCGAGCCCTTGAATTGCTCTCAGCGTGCCACCGTCATTGTCGACAAGAACGGGAAGGTTGGGTACGTAAAGGTGCAAGAGATTAAGGTGGCGCGAGAAGACAAAGAAATTCTCGCGGCCCTCGAGAAGCTCTCCTAA
- a CDS encoding rubrerythrin: MGKSLNGTKSHENLKHAFAGESQANRRYLYFARRADIEGYPDIGGLFRDTSEAETGHALGHLDFLKEVGDPATGTPIGNTEANLKSAIEGETYEYTQMYPGMAKTARDEGFAELAEWFETLAKAERSHANRFTKGLESLKQA; encoded by the coding sequence ATGGGTAAGAGTTTGAATGGGACGAAGAGTCACGAGAATCTAAAGCACGCCTTCGCGGGCGAGTCACAAGCGAACCGGCGGTATCTTTATTTCGCCCGACGGGCCGATATCGAAGGGTACCCGGATATCGGAGGGCTTTTTAGGGATACGTCCGAGGCGGAAACCGGACATGCCCTGGGCCATCTGGACTTTCTCAAGGAAGTCGGGGATCCTGCCACCGGCACTCCAATTGGTAACACTGAGGCGAATCTGAAGTCGGCGATCGAGGGCGAAACCTACGAGTACACACAGATGTACCCCGGGATGGCGAAGACCGCGCGGGACGAGGGATTCGCGGAACTGGCCGAATGGTTTGAGACCCTGGCCAAGGCCGAGCGGTCGCACGCCAATCGGTTTACGAAAGGATTGGAGAGCTTAAAACAGGCATAG
- the erpA gene encoding iron-sulfur cluster insertion protein ErpA: MVIITDKAETKIRELMKEEQDVEGLRIYVRGGGCHGYQYGMAFESKVGEDDTIIEKDGIKVIMDPQSAPLLSGAEVDYVDSLQGSGFSIKNPQAKTTCGCGSSFSA; this comes from the coding sequence ATGGTCATTATCACGGATAAAGCCGAGACGAAGATCCGCGAATTGATGAAGGAAGAGCAGGATGTGGAAGGGCTTCGCATCTATGTGCGGGGTGGAGGGTGCCATGGCTATCAATATGGCATGGCGTTCGAATCCAAGGTAGGGGAGGACGATACCATCATCGAGAAGGATGGGATCAAGGTCATCATGGATCCGCAGAGCGCTCCCCTGCTGAGCGGGGCGGAGGTGGATTATGTCGATAGCCTGCAAGGATCCGGCTTTTCGATCAAGAATCCTCAAGCGAAGACAACCTGTGGGTGCGGGAGTTCATTCAGCGCCTAA
- a CDS encoding membrane protein — protein MTHGVTDLMTSLAVIFMLLFAAYVTKVSETVAHTPTSPEPTVRQPNIDLQTVLRDHFRRFDLLLQADPLDVNVLQIVVPEALLNFEFDKGTLSGAAERFLAEAMPTYATLLCGAFRDRIQSFVIEGHTDDRGTDIHNLKLSQERSLNVMVKSLEVIRQAVPWAYACFQEKTSASGRGRQDLVYDEIQLPDRGKSRRVIFKLRFRPHAPSASS, from the coding sequence GTGACCCACGGCGTCACCGACCTGATGACCTCGCTCGCGGTCATCTTCATGCTGCTCTTTGCGGCCTACGTCACGAAGGTGTCCGAAACCGTAGCCCACACTCCCACATCACCGGAGCCGACGGTGCGTCAGCCGAACATCGATCTGCAGACCGTCCTGCGGGACCACTTCAGGCGATTCGACCTCTTGTTACAGGCCGATCCGCTGGACGTCAACGTGTTGCAGATCGTGGTGCCGGAGGCCTTGCTGAATTTTGAGTTCGACAAGGGCACGCTCTCAGGAGCCGCCGAACGATTCTTGGCCGAGGCCATGCCAACGTACGCAACGCTCTTGTGCGGGGCTTTTCGAGATCGTATCCAATCTTTTGTCATCGAGGGGCACACAGACGATCGTGGAACCGATATCCATAACCTCAAGCTGAGCCAGGAACGCTCGCTGAACGTCATGGTGAAGAGCCTGGAAGTGATCCGACAAGCGGTGCCTTGGGCCTATGCCTGCTTCCAGGAAAAGACGTCAGCCAGCGGACGGGGACGGCAGGACCTGGTGTATGATGAGATCCAACTTCCCGATCGAGGGAAAAGTCGACGAGTGATCTTCAAGCTTCGCTTCAGGCCGCACGCGCCGTCCGCATCATCGTAA
- the rfbC gene encoding dTDP-4-dehydrorhamnose 3,5-epimerase, whose translation MPMRVVPTAIPDVLLIEVDAFRDDRGVFYELHRQPHYSAVGISDRFVQDNFSRSTHGVLRGLHYQLEHPQAKLVTVLSGRVFDVAVDVRRSSPTFGQWVGCELSGDRPQQLYIPPGFAHGFCVLSESADFLYKCSDIYAPSGERGIIWNDPSLAISWPIEDPHLSAKDRAFRTLGDMGADLPR comes from the coding sequence ATGCCGATGCGTGTCGTGCCGACCGCAATACCCGATGTGTTGTTGATCGAAGTGGATGCGTTTCGAGATGACCGCGGCGTCTTTTATGAGTTGCATCGTCAGCCGCATTATAGCGCTGTGGGCATCTCAGATAGGTTCGTGCAAGACAATTTTTCACGTTCAACGCACGGCGTGCTCCGCGGCCTTCACTATCAGCTCGAACATCCTCAGGCCAAACTGGTGACTGTCTTGTCGGGCCGAGTGTTCGATGTAGCCGTCGACGTTCGCCGCAGTTCGCCGACATTCGGGCAATGGGTGGGGTGCGAACTGTCCGGCGATCGACCTCAACAGCTGTATATCCCGCCCGGATTTGCCCACGGGTTCTGCGTCCTCAGCGAGTCGGCGGATTTTCTCTACAAATGCTCGGACATCTATGCGCCGTCGGGCGAACGCGGCATCATCTGGAACGATCCCTCCCTTGCGATCTCCTGGCCCATCGAGGACCCGCACTTGTCCGCGAAAGATAGAGCCTTCCGTACCCTCGGCGATATGGGGGCCGACCTACCACGGTAG
- a CDS encoding 6-pyruvoyltetrahydropterin synthase: MSLVYLTKGIEFAAAHRYLREEWDEARNREVFGACYNAPGHGHNYFLDVTVAGHIDPATGMVVNLYDLKIVLKAVLEEFDHKHLNLDTPYFKDTVPTMENIARVLWRLLERHRNIGTLHKVQLAEDEDLRATVTGSQGLDRASISRRYGVRTDVPSLSSRTGRDGRGYDDELWVTVEGPIDAKTGMVIDLRHLDRVIHDHVLTTLPNAVLELRRRERAGTGEEVTRFVWDSIASHLHGARLEQIKIIESRDLAYACAG; the protein is encoded by the coding sequence GTGTCGCTCGTCTATCTGACCAAGGGCATCGAGTTTGCCGCCGCCCACCGCTACCTCCGAGAAGAATGGGATGAAGCAAGGAATCGAGAGGTGTTCGGGGCCTGCTACAACGCGCCGGGGCACGGCCACAATTATTTTCTGGACGTGACCGTCGCGGGGCACATTGATCCGGCTACCGGAATGGTCGTCAATCTCTACGATTTGAAGATCGTCCTCAAGGCGGTTCTGGAGGAATTCGATCATAAGCATCTCAATCTCGATACGCCATACTTCAAAGACACCGTTCCCACGATGGAAAATATTGCGCGAGTGTTGTGGAGACTGCTGGAGCGCCACCGCAACATCGGCACACTGCACAAGGTACAATTGGCGGAGGACGAGGACCTGCGGGCGACGGTGACAGGCTCGCAGGGATTAGATCGTGCGTCGATTTCACGTCGGTACGGCGTACGGACCGACGTGCCGAGTCTGTCTTCACGGACTGGACGGGACGGTAGGGGGTATGATGATGAGCTATGGGTGACCGTGGAAGGCCCCATCGATGCAAAGACGGGGATGGTCATCGACCTTCGACACCTCGATCGAGTCATCCACGACCACGTTCTTACCACATTGCCCAATGCAGTCCTCGAACTGAGGCGTCGGGAGCGAGCCGGGACGGGGGAGGAAGTGACGCGATTCGTTTGGGACTCGATCGCTTCCCACTTGCACGGAGCTCGGCTGGAGCAGATCAAGATCATCGAGTCTCGTGATCTAGCCTACGCATGCGCGGGGTAA
- a CDS encoding fructose-bisphosphate aldolase, which translates to MKPLSKEDLLADAAYERQRDEYRRRIIALKQIRRISIGPKVTLLFENRETVQFQIQEMIRTERIADPAKIQEELDIYNALLPAAGELSATLFIEITDSSDIKRDLDAFQGIDQGQTLSLVAGSHISYAIFEGGHSKEEKISAVHFVRFPLSDELVTELRRPDVTAQMRIEHASYQAEVSVTASLRGAWLGDLSEE; encoded by the coding sequence ATGAAACCACTCAGCAAAGAGGATCTACTTGCGGATGCCGCATACGAACGGCAGCGGGATGAGTATCGTCGTCGTATTATCGCATTGAAGCAGATCCGACGAATCTCGATCGGCCCAAAGGTCACGCTGCTCTTCGAAAACAGAGAGACGGTTCAGTTTCAGATTCAGGAGATGATCCGGACCGAGCGAATCGCCGATCCTGCTAAGATTCAGGAGGAATTGGATATCTATAATGCATTGTTGCCTGCTGCCGGAGAACTGAGCGCGACGCTCTTCATCGAAATCACCGATTCCTCAGACATCAAACGAGACCTGGATGCGTTTCAGGGGATCGATCAAGGACAGACCCTCAGCCTGGTAGCTGGTTCCCATATTTCCTACGCCATATTCGAAGGCGGACATAGTAAAGAGGAAAAGATTAGCGCGGTGCATTTTGTTCGATTTCCCCTCTCCGATGAATTAGTTACAGAACTCCGGCGACCGGATGTGACCGCGCAAATGAGGATTGAGCATGCCAGCTATCAGGCTGAGGTGTCGGTGACGGCCTCCCTCCGAGGGGCCTGGTTGGGAGATCTGTCGGAAGAATAA
- the hupB gene encoding transcriptional regulator, with product MAKSMTKSQIADHLAGKAGITKKTAVQLLDDLAALAYKEAKNAFVVPGIGKLVLANRKARMGRNPQTGEPIKIPAKRVVKFRVAKMAKDAILGKR from the coding sequence ATGGCCAAATCCATGACCAAGTCACAAATTGCCGACCATCTGGCCGGGAAAGCCGGGATCACGAAAAAGACGGCCGTTCAGTTACTGGACGATCTCGCCGCGCTCGCGTACAAAGAGGCGAAGAATGCATTCGTGGTTCCGGGTATCGGTAAGTTGGTGTTGGCAAATCGAAAGGCGCGCATGGGCCGCAATCCGCAGACAGGCGAGCCCATTAAGATTCCGGCCAAGCGCGTCGTGAAGTTTCGCGTGGCGAAGATGGCCAAGGACGCGATCCTCGGAAAGCGCTAA
- a CDS encoding transcriptional repressor, with protein sequence MRVTQDEIRRRFRRRGLRVTPQRVAIYEALVNTALHPTAEQLLASVRRRLPDVSVNTVYYTLGALREADLVHEVNYGHESARFDGNVEPHHHLVCRTCRRIFDVHDEALDRIPLEAAEPSHFAVTGHRVEIYGHCAACRARSELKHGCDDTNRIHHRPTRR encoded by the coding sequence ATGCGTGTGACTCAGGACGAAATTCGCCGTCGATTTCGCCGCCGTGGTTTGCGTGTTACGCCGCAACGAGTCGCCATTTACGAGGCGCTGGTGAACACAGCTTTGCATCCCACCGCGGAGCAACTGTTGGCGTCGGTCCGCCGACGTCTACCCGACGTTTCCGTCAATACGGTGTACTACACGCTGGGAGCGCTGAGAGAGGCCGATCTTGTCCATGAGGTTAATTATGGGCATGAGTCTGCCCGATTCGACGGCAATGTCGAGCCCCATCATCACTTGGTATGCCGGACGTGCCGACGGATATTTGATGTGCACGACGAGGCGCTCGACCGCATCCCGCTGGAGGCCGCGGAACCGTCACACTTTGCCGTGACAGGGCATCGTGTCGAGATCTATGGCCATTGTGCGGCGTGTCGGGCTCGCAGCGAATTGAAACACGGTTGCGACGATACGAACCGAATACATCACAGACCGACAAGGAGGTAG
- a CDS encoding Fe-S oxidoreductase, protein MKGLTLIDPVTPETLVKETLRIYEICDGCRRCFNLCPSFNTLLDRIDQVESDVAKLTPEDHRRVVDECYYCKLCYNHCPYTPPHQYAIDFPRLMVMWKQQHVRQGGSSWRDRLLTRTDFLGRLNSALAPVVNWAMSQGWVRRLLEHALGVSADRRVLHYQSETFERWWGRRPRSIPADSSPKVALFGGCLVNYQATDVGKATVQVLEKNGVEVVVPAQQCCGMPSFDLGDIEMIRRAATANLQAFLPWVERGYDIVAPVPSCSLMFKREYAELLGGDDLKRVAARTFDVCEYLMRLKRDGGLALDFVKSPGRVAYQVPCHLRDQNIGFKSKELMECAGAHVEVIEKCSGHDGSWSAKTEFFPLSMTIARKAVRAIEQVDAGLVASDCPLAALQLDQAGASGHAGGGRVQHPIQIIRDAYGLPTP, encoded by the coding sequence ATGAAGGGTCTCACATTGATCGACCCGGTTACCCCGGAGACGCTGGTGAAGGAGACGTTGCGGATTTACGAGATCTGTGACGGCTGTCGGCGGTGTTTCAATTTGTGCCCGTCCTTCAATACGCTCTTGGATCGGATCGATCAGGTGGAGAGCGACGTGGCCAAGTTGACGCCGGAGGATCACCGTCGAGTGGTGGACGAGTGCTATTACTGCAAACTCTGTTATAACCATTGTCCCTACACGCCACCGCATCAATACGCGATCGACTTTCCCCGTCTGATGGTCATGTGGAAACAGCAACATGTTCGACAAGGAGGTTCTTCATGGCGAGATCGACTTCTGACCAGGACGGATTTTCTTGGACGTCTGAACAGCGCATTGGCCCCGGTGGTCAATTGGGCCATGTCCCAGGGGTGGGTGCGTCGGTTGCTTGAGCATGCACTCGGCGTGAGTGCGGATCGGCGAGTGCTCCACTATCAATCCGAAACATTCGAGCGGTGGTGGGGCCGACGGCCCCGTTCCATTCCGGCCGACTCCTCCCCTAAGGTGGCGTTGTTCGGAGGCTGTCTGGTGAACTACCAGGCAACGGACGTCGGGAAGGCAACGGTCCAAGTTCTGGAAAAAAATGGTGTGGAGGTCGTGGTTCCCGCCCAGCAGTGTTGCGGCATGCCTTCATTTGATCTCGGAGATATCGAGATGATCCGTCGTGCCGCCACGGCTAATCTACAGGCCTTTCTCCCATGGGTCGAGCGAGGATACGATATAGTCGCGCCGGTGCCGAGTTGCAGCCTGATGTTCAAACGCGAATATGCCGAATTGCTGGGTGGCGACGACTTGAAGCGGGTGGCCGCCAGGACATTTGACGTGTGCGAGTACCTGATGCGGTTGAAGCGCGACGGCGGATTAGCACTCGATTTTGTGAAAAGTCCGGGGCGTGTTGCCTACCAGGTGCCATGCCACTTGCGAGATCAAAATATCGGATTCAAATCGAAAGAATTGATGGAATGCGCCGGCGCACATGTCGAGGTCATAGAAAAGTGTTCCGGGCATGACGGGTCGTGGTCGGCCAAAACCGAGTTCTTTCCGCTGTCGATGACCATCGCCCGCAAGGCTGTACGAGCGATTGAACAGGTAGACGCCGGCCTTGTCGCGTCCGATTGTCCGCTGGCAGCACTGCAACTCGACCAAGCTGGGGCAAGCGGCCATGCCGGAGGAGGAAGGGTTCAACATCCAATCCAGATTATCCGTGACGCGTATGGGTTGCCCACGCCATGA